The Polyangium mundeleinium genome contains the following window.
CCGGGAGCACCGTCGGCACGGTGCCGAGGCCACGCACGCGGACGACCTCCTCGACGAGATCCGCCTCGCCGGCGATGTCGGGCCGGTGCGAGGGCGGGATGACGTCGGCATACGCTTGTTCGCCTTCGCCGTGCGTGCCGCGGACCTCGAAGCCGAGGCGCGTGAGGATGTCGGTCGCCTCGGGGAGCGGGACGTCCGTGCCGAGGAGCGCATTCATACGCGCGGCGCGCAGGCGCACGGGCTCGCGGGCCGGGATCTTCGCGCCCGCGAGGATCGGCTCGCGCGCTGCTGCGCCGCCCGCGAGCTCCGTGAGCAGCGTGGTCGCGTAGGCGAGCGCGTCTTCGAGCGAGCCGTGATCGACGCCGCGCTCGAAGCGGTGGCTCGACTCGGTGTGCATGCCGTGCCTGCGCGCGGTGCGCCGCACGCTGCGCGGCGCGAAGTAGGCGCATTCGAGGAGCACGCGCGTGGTGCTGGCGTGGATCTCGCTGTTCGCGCCGCCCATGATGCCCGCGAGCGCGGTGGGCCCCTCGGCGTCCGCGATCACGAGATCATCCACGTCGAGCTTGCGATCCTCGCCGTCGAGCGTCTTCAGGGGTTCGCCCGGCGTGGCGCGGCGCACGAGGATCTGGCTGCCGCGCACGTCGTTCAGATCAAACGCGTGCATCGGCTGCCCGTACTCGAGCAGCACGAGGTTCGTCACGTCGACGACGTTCGAGATCGAACGAACGCCGAGGCTCTCGAGTCGGTAGCGCAGCCACGTGGGCGAGGGGCCGATCGTCACGCCGAGCACGAGGCCCGCGCCGTACCGCGGGCAACGCTCGGTGTCGTCGATCCGCACGGACACGTGGCGCGACACGGTCTCGCCCTCGGCGAAGCGCGCGGGCGCCTTCGGCGTGGGCTTTTTCCACGGCAGGTTGAAGAGCGCCGCGATCTCGCGGGCGAGGCCGATGTGGCCGAGCGCGTCCGGACGGTTGGGGGTCAAACCAAGGTGGAGGATGTAGTCGTGCACCTCGGGCATGGCCTCGCGGAGCGGCGTGCCCGGCGCGGCGAGGCCCTTCGGCAGGATCAGGATCCCCGCGTCCTCGTCCTTGCTCGCGACCGCGGAGAGGCCGAGCTCGCGCTCGGAGCAGAGCATGCCCTCGCTGACGACCCCGCCGATTTCGCGCGGCGTGAGCGTCATGTTCACGGCCGGCAGGTGCGCGCCGAGGGGCGCAAACGCCACGAGGCCGCCCGGCTCGGGCACGTTCGGCGCGCCGCAGACGATGCGCTGCTCGGCGCCGCCTCGGTTGATCGTGACGAGCTTGAGCTTCGCTCGCGATGGGTGCGGTTCGTAGGCCTTCACCTCGGCCACGACGAGCGTCTTCGTGCCCTCGCCGAATTCGGTGATCGCCTCGACCTCGATCCCGGCGTGCGTGAGACGCCGCCCGATCTCCTCGGGAGAAGCATCGAGACCGGGGATGAGCTCGCGAATCCAGCGGTAAGAGGCCTTCATGACCTCTGCGGCCTAAAACGCATGAAACGTCCGGTCAAGCTTTCTCGACCGGGGCCACAAAACGGCGAAGGCTCCTTCTCGGGTCGAAAAGGAGCCTTCGTCTGTCCGGAACCTACCGGGCTCGGTTTATTCGAGCTCGGGAGGCGCGTCGTGGCCGTGGCCGTCGTCCGCGCCGTGTTCGTCCTTCTTTTCGTCCTTCTTCTTGTCGTCGGACTTCTCGAACTTGGCGCGATCCGCCGTGGCCCAGTCGCCCGACCACGACGAGATCACGTAGACCGTGCCGTCCCCGCCATCCTTCTGGGCGAAGCGGCTCGATCCCTTGCTCGTCTTGCCGACCTTGACCGTGATGTCGCCGGCGTTGTCCTTGAGCTTGATCTGGACCACGCCGCCGTTCGCCTCGGCCGCGTCGATCCCGGCGTCCGATTTCTCGTCACCGAAATCCTCGGCGGTCAGGGACTTGAAGGCGCGCAGCATGTCCTTGACCTTGGCCTCGTCGAACTTCTCCCACTTCTTCTCGGGCTTCTCGAGCTTCTTGTCCTTGTCGCGCTTCGCGTACGAGCCCGCCCACTTCTCGTCGTTCTTCGAGAAGCTGAACTGGCCGTTCGTGTTGGTCACGGACACCTGGATCACGTTCGCGTCCTCGAACTTGAGGATCGACGTCTCGCGCCAGTTCTTGACCTCACGCGTGTAGAGGAAGTTCGAGTAGCCGCCGACCACCCACACGCCGTCCTTGCCGCCGACACGCGCGAGCTGGCCACGAGAGCCGCTCTTGCCGAAGTAGGCGTCGAAGATCTTGCCGTCGCCCTTGTAGGCGAGGACGTGGACGCCCTTCTCGTCGTCGAGCTCGTACTGCTTGTAGGTGCCCGTGCCGCGGTCGATGCTCTCCTTGACCTTGATCTCCTTCAAGTTGTCGAGGAGCGACCGCACGTTCGACGCGTTCGCCTTGGCGGACACGGGAGCCACGAGCTCCCATGCGTCGCCCTTCTTCTCCAGCGTGACGCTCGATTTGTCGGCGTTCTTGATCTCGATCTTGGTGATCGCCTCGACGTCCTCCTTCGAGGGCGCGAGCGCCGGGAAGTCGGCCGTCGCCGCGGTCGCGGAGTGGGCCGACATCTCCTTCTGCTTCGTCTGCCTCGTGGCGTAGAGGCCGCCGCCGAGGGCCGCGAGGACGCCGATCGCCACGTAGATCTTGTATTCGGTCTTCATGGGTTTCCTTCGTCTTCGTCGTCAGTCGAGTCGGATGGATTCCCGCGCGTTCTCACGCCGCCACCAGCGGAAGAGGCCGAACGCCGCGAAGAGCAAGGGGCCGAAGAGCGTGAGCGACCACTGCACCCGCGTCTGCGTCTTCTTGCGCTCGAGGCGGTACTCCTCGGCCTTCTTCGTCGCCGTCGACTCGTCGTCGGTCGCGTCGATCTTCGGCGCTTCGATGTTCGCGTACGTGAGCTTGGGCTCCTGAAGGAGCTTCGCGCTCGTCGCGATGAGGTCCGAGTCGCCGCTCATCCAGTCGAGGACGTTCTTGAACGCGAGGATCGTCGCCGTCAGGTAGTTCTGGGCGTACGGCATCGAGAGCATCTGCAGATCCTCGTCGCCGCCCATGCCGCCCATCATCATCATCTGCGGCGGCATCGGGGGCGCGTTGCCCGAACGCGCGTAGGGGTTCGCGAGGAACTGCGAGGCGCTGATCACGAGCAGACGGCTCTTGTCCTTCGACTCGGCCGCCGTCTCGATGCCTTCACCCGCGCCGCCGAACGCGCTCTTGATCTTGCCCTCGAGCGCGACGGCCATCGCGCGCTGGCCGTACTCGCCCTTCGGCTTGGCCTGCGCGGAGAACTTGAGGTCGATCGCGTCGGAGGTGTCGATCGTGCTGCGCGGCGTCGAGCGAGCGACCACCTTCATCTGCGCGCCCGGCTGCTTCTCCGGGTGCGGGACGAGCGTCGACGGGAAGGGGAACGCGAGCTCCTCGATGCGGAAGAAGCCGGCGAACGACGAGTCGAGCGTCTGCTCCTTCTCGTCGAGGCCGTCGACGTGCTGCGCGTGCGCCATGCCGTAGCCGATGATGCCGATGACCTGGCCGGTCTGCGTCGGGACCGCGATCCGGACGGGGCGACCCCAGTCCATGATCGCTTCCTTCTTCATCTCGACGCCGTAGCCGTCGAGCAGTTTGTCCAGGCCGTGGAGGTTCAGCTCGGCCTTCATCGCCGCGTCGGAGGCCTTGAGGTTCACGGCGCCCGCGACCACCACGACCGACTTGTTCCCCTCCATGAGGAACTGATCGATGCGGCGGAGCTCCTTCTCCGTGTAGTCCTTGCCGGGCTGCGTGATGATGATGCCGGCGAGCTCCTTGTTGATCTCGGCGTCGCCGTTCTGCAGGTCGACCTCCTCGATCTTGTAGAAGGGCAGCGCCTGGTCGAGGATCCCCTTCATCGAGGGACCGCCGCCACGGCCGGGCTGCGCCGCCACGAGGTTCGTGTCGGTCAGCTTCATCTCGTCCTTGCCCGTGATGACGCCGTACTTCTGGTAGACGTTGTCGGCGCGGTCGCGGAGCTCCCGGATCTTGTTGGTGATCCAGAATTCGAGGCCCTGCGACTGGTCCGCGGACAGGATCGGGATAGCCTCTTTTTCGCTGCCGTACTTGAAGGCGATGCCCATGAAGCCGCGCGTGATCGTGGCCTGATCCTGGCCCGTCTCGCTGCCCTCACCGAAGGCGGCTTCCTGCAGGCCCGCTTCCTTTGCGGCCGTGCGTTGCTCCTCGGTCTTCGGCTCGACGAGCGTGTACTTGAACTTGCCGTTCGAGCCGCGCTCGTACTCGTTCATCAGGTCGACGAGGTCCTGGATGAAGGCCTCCTGCTTGGGACCGCCGCGCGTCACGTAGACGTCGACCTGCAGGTCTTGCTTGAGGCCCTCGGAGACGAGGCGCGCCGATCCCTTCGACAGGGTGAACCGCTCGTTCTTCGTCACGTCGATGCGCTTGTTCTGGATGAACGCGATGACGTTCACGACGACGAGGATCGCCGCGACGAGGACGAGATAGACGCCGGTAGCCGCTCTGGCCTTGGTCTTGCGTTCCATGGCCTTCCTCCTACGCCCACTTCCGGCGCTCGAGCGCGCGGAACGCCGCCATCAGGCAGCCCACCGCGATCGAGGCGAAGTAAACGATGTCACGGGTGTTGATCATGCCCTTCGCGAAGGGCACGAGGCGGGTGTCGAAGCTGATGAACGAGATCGCCTCGCGCAGCCAGGGCGTCGGCATCTTGTCCGCCACGCTGCCGACCATGTGAAGCGCGAAGAGCACCACGAAGGTGATGAAGAACGCGACCGTCTGGCTCTCCGCGAGCGCCGAGATCAGAAGGCCGATCGAGACGGCCGCCGCGCTGTAGAGCAGCAGGCCGAGGTACCCCGAGTAGACCGGGCCCATGTCGAGCGGCCCGAGATCCCAGGGCTTGAAGAACATGAGCAGCGGGTAGAGCAGCGTCGAGGCGACGAGCAGGAGCACGAGCCCCCACGCCCCGAGGAATTTGCCCAGGATCACCTCGTGATCCTTCACGGGCAGGGTGATCAGCATCTCGAGCGTGCCCGAGCGCTTCTCCTCCGCGAGGAGGCGCATCGTCACGACGGGGATGATCAGGAACGACAAACCCCGCGGCGCCTGCGCGAAGATCTGCACGAGCGAGGCCCGGTCCTGCTGCCAGAAGCCGCCCCCGAACTCGAAGAACACGAAGCCCAGAAGGATCAGCCCGAGGCAGATCACGACGTAGGCCAGCGTCGAGTCGAAGTTCGAGCGGAACTCGCGCTTCGCGATGATGAATGTGGTGCCCATCG
Protein-coding sequences here:
- the pheT gene encoding phenylalanine--tRNA ligase subunit beta; this encodes MKASYRWIRELIPGLDASPEEIGRRLTHAGIEVEAITEFGEGTKTLVVAEVKAYEPHPSRAKLKLVTINRGGAEQRIVCGAPNVPEPGGLVAFAPLGAHLPAVNMTLTPREIGGVVSEGMLCSERELGLSAVASKDEDAGILILPKGLAAPGTPLREAMPEVHDYILHLGLTPNRPDALGHIGLAREIAALFNLPWKKPTPKAPARFAEGETVSRHVSVRIDDTERCPRYGAGLVLGVTIGPSPTWLRYRLESLGVRSISNVVDVTNLVLLEYGQPMHAFDLNDVRGSQILVRRATPGEPLKTLDGEDRKLDVDDLVIADAEGPTALAGIMGGANSEIHASTTRVLLECAYFAPRSVRRTARRHGMHTESSHRFERGVDHGSLEDALAYATTLLTELAGGAAAREPILAGAKIPAREPVRLRAARMNALLGTDVPLPEATDILTRLGFEVRGTHGEGEQAYADVIPPSHRPDIAGEADLVEEVVRVRGLGTVPTVLPALRPQPPRHAFDLSLRVRGAAVSVGLSEAITYGFVSPEEIEALGLPPAPFRLLNPLTQDRSVMRTSLLPGLLEAVRRARRHGVPDIRLFTVGARFLADPTRAPLADEAPSFAAVLAGYRRSPLQKPVEVDVYDAKGVALEIVERVTHEKADVAHQPEATRAPYLHPRAAGQILVKGRVVGAFGVLHPDVVDKLDLDGSAVIVELDLRALAEVGAARPQYRPIPTLPAATRDIALVVSDEVEAGAVGTAIREAGGELCESVEVFDLFRGGSIPAGHRSLAFHVVYRDPRAATAPEQARTLTDEEVDRRHKSVVETVHARFGATLRA
- a CDS encoding DUF4340 domain-containing protein; translation: MKTEYKIYVAIGVLAALGGGLYATRQTKQKEMSAHSATAATADFPALAPSKEDVEAITKIEIKNADKSSVTLEKKGDAWELVAPVSAKANASNVRSLLDNLKEIKVKESIDRGTGTYKQYELDDEKGVHVLAYKGDGKIFDAYFGKSGSRGQLARVGGKDGVWVVGGYSNFLYTREVKNWRETSILKFEDANVIQVSVTNTNGQFSFSKNDEKWAGSYAKRDKDKKLEKPEKKWEKFDEAKVKDMLRAFKSLTAEDFGDEKSDAGIDAAEANGGVVQIKLKDNAGDITVKVGKTSKGSSRFAQKDGGDGTVYVISSWSGDWATADRAKFEKSDDKKKDEKKDEHGADDGHGHDAPPELE
- a CDS encoding GldG family protein; this encodes MERKTKARAATGVYLVLVAAILVVVNVIAFIQNKRIDVTKNERFTLSKGSARLVSEGLKQDLQVDVYVTRGGPKQEAFIQDLVDLMNEYERGSNGKFKYTLVEPKTEEQRTAAKEAGLQEAAFGEGSETGQDQATITRGFMGIAFKYGSEKEAIPILSADQSQGLEFWITNKIRELRDRADNVYQKYGVITGKDEMKLTDTNLVAAQPGRGGGPSMKGILDQALPFYKIEEVDLQNGDAEINKELAGIIITQPGKDYTEKELRRIDQFLMEGNKSVVVVAGAVNLKASDAAMKAELNLHGLDKLLDGYGVEMKKEAIMDWGRPVRIAVPTQTGQVIGIIGYGMAHAQHVDGLDEKEQTLDSSFAGFFRIEELAFPFPSTLVPHPEKQPGAQMKVVARSTPRSTIDTSDAIDLKFSAQAKPKGEYGQRAMAVALEGKIKSAFGGAGEGIETAAESKDKSRLLVISASQFLANPYARSGNAPPMPPQMMMMGGMGGDEDLQMLSMPYAQNYLTATILAFKNVLDWMSGDSDLIATSAKLLQEPKLTYANIEAPKIDATDDESTATKKAEEYRLERKKTQTRVQWSLTLFGPLLFAAFGLFRWWRRENARESIRLD
- a CDS encoding ABC transporter permease, with translation MGTTFIIAKREFRSNFDSTLAYVVICLGLILLGFVFFEFGGGFWQQDRASLVQIFAQAPRGLSFLIIPVVTMRLLAEEKRSGTLEMLITLPVKDHEVILGKFLGAWGLVLLLVASTLLYPLLMFFKPWDLGPLDMGPVYSGYLGLLLYSAAAVSIGLLISALAESQTVAFFITFVVLFALHMVGSVADKMPTPWLREAISFISFDTRLVPFAKGMINTRDIVYFASIAVGCLMAAFRALERRKWA